In the Syntrophales bacterium genome, one interval contains:
- a CDS encoding NAD-dependent epimerase has protein sequence MKCILVTGAAGFIGYHVSERLLGAGLQVVGIDNMSPYYDVSLKEARLGRLRDRRGFEFFRIDITDRSALEELFEKRYRGFDAVVHLAAQAGVRYSIENPRAYTDSNVTGFMNVLEGCRYSKVHHLVFASSSSVYGCNALIPFSVHHNVDHPVSLYAATKKANELMAHAYSGLYGIPCTGLRFFTVYGPWGRPDMALFLFTKAILEDRPIDVFNRGNMRRDFTYIDDIVEGVVRVMGHIPVPDPRWDKFHPDPGTSFAPYRIYNIGNNRPVTLTHFIATLESCLGRTARKNLLPLQPGDVPETWADVDDLMQDVGFRPKTPIEEGIRRFVAWYREYYGGF, from the coding sequence ATGAAATGTATTTTAGTGACCGGCGCCGCCGGTTTTATCGGCTATCACGTGAGCGAGCGTCTCCTCGGGGCAGGTCTGCAGGTTGTGGGCATTGACAACATGAGTCCCTACTACGACGTGTCCCTGAAGGAAGCCCGTCTCGGAAGGCTTCGAGACCGCAGGGGATTTGAATTTTTCAGAATAGACATCACCGATCGGAGCGCCCTGGAAGAACTTTTTGAAAAAAGGTACCGCGGTTTCGATGCGGTGGTGCACCTGGCGGCCCAGGCCGGTGTCCGCTATTCCATTGAAAACCCGAGGGCATATACCGACAGCAACGTGACAGGGTTCATGAATGTTCTGGAGGGCTGCCGCTATTCGAAGGTACATCATCTGGTCTTCGCGTCATCAAGTTCCGTTTACGGCTGTAACGCGCTGATCCCCTTTTCGGTCCACCACAACGTGGACCATCCGGTAAGCCTGTACGCTGCAACGAAAAAGGCAAATGAACTCATGGCCCATGCCTATTCCGGACTATACGGCATACCCTGCACGGGGCTTCGATTTTTCACGGTATACGGACCATGGGGTCGCCCGGATATGGCATTGTTCCTGTTTACGAAGGCGATTCTGGAAGATCGCCCCATCGATGTATTCAACCGGGGGAACATGCGCCGCGACTTTACCTACATCGACGATATTGTGGAAGGGGTGGTACGGGTGATGGGGCACATACCGGTGCCGGATCCCCGATGGGACAAGTTCCATCCCGATCCGGGGACAAGCTTCGCGCCCTACCGGATATACAATATCGGTAACAACAGGCCCGTAACCCTAACGCACTTCATCGCCACACTTGAATCCTGTCTGGGCAGGACGGCGAGGAAGAACCTGCTTCCCCTGCAGCCTGGGGATGTACCCGAAACCTGGGCCGATGTCGACGATCTGATGCAGGACGTTGGTTTCCGTCCAAAAACCCCCATTGAAGAGGGCATCCGGCGTTTTGTGGCATGGTACCGTGAATATTATGGGGGATTTTGA
- a CDS encoding nucleotide sugar dehydrogenase has protein sequence MELVERITSKQASVGVIGLGYVGLPLVIEFARSGFPVTGFDVDEEKVRMLRDGTSYIRHVDLSSLTGDAATRFVPTTDFSLLETMDCILICVPTPLNRNREPDMRYVEGTTRALARYLRPGQLVVLESTTYPGTTDEMVRTILEAGGLKAGTDFYLAYSPEREDPNNRHYSLRTVPKVVGGYTARCLAVVDALYSCVVERTVPVSSTKVAEASKLLENIYRSVNIALVNELKMLFERMGIDTWEVIEAAKTKPFGFQAFYPGPGLGGHCIPIDPFYLTWKAREYGMATRFIELAGEINTAMPDYVVSRVMVALNERGKALKGARIHIMGLAYKANVDDARESPTYHLMEKLEALGAMVAYHDPYIPVILPSREFSEYAGRRSRLPDADCDAILIVTPHDEYRTMDFAAFGVPVVDTRNIVQGGRPWLYKA, from the coding sequence ATGGAACTTGTCGAAAGAATAACATCGAAACAGGCATCAGTGGGCGTCATCGGCCTCGGCTACGTGGGTCTTCCGCTGGTTATCGAGTTCGCGCGGTCCGGGTTTCCCGTGACGGGCTTTGACGTGGACGAAGAGAAAGTCAGGATGCTGCGGGACGGGACCAGTTACATACGCCATGTGGACCTGTCCTCCCTCACCGGTGACGCGGCGACACGCTTTGTTCCGACAACGGATTTTTCTCTCCTTGAGACGATGGACTGCATTCTCATCTGCGTTCCCACGCCGCTGAACAGAAACCGCGAGCCCGATATGCGCTATGTGGAAGGCACGACTCGGGCGCTGGCCCGGTATCTCCGGCCGGGGCAGCTCGTTGTTCTGGAGTCCACCACTTACCCGGGGACGACCGACGAGATGGTGCGGACCATTCTCGAGGCCGGAGGCCTCAAGGCGGGGACGGATTTCTATCTTGCCTATTCACCGGAGCGGGAGGATCCGAACAACCGCCACTACTCCCTTCGTACGGTGCCCAAGGTCGTGGGAGGCTACACAGCCCGGTGCCTGGCTGTGGTTGATGCCCTCTACTCCTGCGTTGTTGAGCGAACGGTCCCCGTTTCGTCTACGAAAGTGGCTGAAGCCAGCAAGCTTCTGGAAAACATCTACCGGTCCGTGAACATCGCCCTGGTCAACGAACTCAAGATGCTTTTCGAACGCATGGGTATCGACACCTGGGAGGTGATCGAGGCGGCGAAGACGAAACCCTTCGGCTTTCAGGCCTTTTACCCGGGTCCGGGGCTCGGGGGGCACTGTATTCCCATCGATCCCTTCTATCTGACCTGGAAGGCTCGCGAATACGGCATGGCCACGCGCTTTATCGAGTTGGCCGGCGAGATCAACACAGCCATGCCGGATTACGTGGTTTCCCGGGTGATGGTGGCCCTGAACGAGCGGGGCAAGGCTCTGAAGGGGGCGAGAATCCATATAATGGGCCTTGCCTACAAGGCGAATGTGGATGACGCCCGGGAGTCCCCCACATATCATCTTATGGAAAAGCTGGAGGCCCTGGGGGCGATGGTTGCGTACCACGATCCCTATATTCCCGTCATATTGCCTTCACGGGAATTCTCGGAATATGCCGGACGCCGGTCGCGGCTGCCGGATGCCGACTGTGATGCCATTCTCATCGTCACGCCCCACGACGAGTACCGGACCATGGACTTTGCCGCTTTCGGAGTTCCCGTGGTGGATACCAGGAACATCGTCCAGGGCGGCCGGCCCTGGCTCTACAAGGCGTGA
- a CDS encoding DegT/DnrJ/EryC1/StrS family aminotransferase, producing the protein MHFIDLAVQQRRIKDTIDANIQRVLAHGQYIMGPEINDLEGRLAAFTGTRHAISCASGTDALLMALMAHKVGPGDAVFTTPFTFMATAEVISLLGATPVFVDIDPVTYNLDPEALIRAIESVKARDSSGHPLPDMDQDIPLVPRGVIPVDLFGLPADYEAINAIARSEGLFVIEDAAQSLGAVCNGKSTGSLASVACTSFFPAKPLGCYGDGGMCFTDDDELAGIMRSIRVHGQGRDKYENIRIGINGRLDTIQAAILLAKLDIFPEEILLRRKVAQRYTRLINDAVPSLVTPAIPPGCTSTWAQYSLLARDETHRDNLRDILNREGIPSVIYYPKPLHLQPAYGSFGYGTGDFPESEKISRRIFSLPMHPYLTRENQNAVVAALVR; encoded by the coding sequence ATGCATTTCATCGATCTCGCTGTCCAGCAGCGGCGTATAAAAGACACGATCGACGCCAACATCCAGCGGGTCCTGGCCCACGGGCAGTACATCATGGGTCCTGAAATCAATGATCTGGAGGGGCGGCTTGCAGCCTTCACGGGAACCCGGCACGCCATAAGTTGCGCTTCCGGTACGGATGCCCTGCTTATGGCCCTCATGGCCCATAAAGTTGGGCCTGGAGACGCCGTTTTCACTACCCCCTTCACCTTCATGGCCACCGCTGAAGTGATCAGCCTCCTGGGTGCCACGCCGGTGTTTGTCGATATCGACCCCGTAACCTACAATCTGGATCCCGAAGCCCTCATTCGGGCTATCGAGTCTGTAAAGGCGCGGGATTCTTCGGGACACCCCCTGCCGGACATGGACCAGGACATACCACTTGTTCCCCGGGGAGTCATCCCCGTGGATCTCTTCGGCCTTCCCGCCGACTATGAGGCCATCAATGCCATCGCCCGTTCAGAGGGTCTCTTTGTTATTGAAGACGCGGCCCAGTCCCTGGGTGCTGTCTGCAACGGGAAATCCACCGGCTCACTGGCATCCGTTGCCTGCACGTCCTTCTTCCCCGCCAAGCCCCTGGGGTGCTACGGCGATGGAGGCATGTGTTTCACCGATGACGACGAGTTGGCGGGGATCATGCGGTCTATCCGCGTTCACGGCCAGGGAAGGGACAAGTACGAAAACATCCGTATCGGCATCAACGGTCGCCTGGACACTATTCAGGCGGCCATCCTGCTGGCGAAGCTGGATATTTTTCCCGAAGAGATCCTTCTCCGCCGGAAAGTGGCGCAACGATACACCCGACTCATAAACGATGCCGTTCCGTCCCTGGTGACCCCTGCAATCCCCCCGGGCTGCACCTCCACCTGGGCTCAGTATTCACTTCTGGCCCGCGACGAGACCCATCGCGACAATCTCAGGGACATCCTGAACCGGGAGGGCATTCCCTCCGTCATCTACTATCCGAAGCCCCTTCATCTGCAACCCGCCTACGGGTCCTTCGGGTATGGCACGGGAGATTTTCCGGAATCAGAGAAGATTTCCCGCCGTATATTCAGTCTGCCCATGCATCCCTACCTGACCCGGGAAAACCAGAATGCTGTTGTGGCGGCGCTTGTTCGGTAA
- a CDS encoding YdcF family protein, whose protein sequence is MSEKRTPLPVDHMLTTDRVVNTAEEAAAVAALLDSMVWDRKRPRVLLVTSAYHMRRSLLLFRRHGLEVVPFPVDFQVSPGKERTFLDYLPQAEGLRQTGRALRELYGYWYYRLGMILSVRHSR, encoded by the coding sequence ATGTCGGAGAAGCGGACGCCACTACCCGTCGATCACATGCTGACGACAGACCGGGTGGTCAACACGGCGGAAGAAGCCGCCGCTGTCGCTGCCCTGCTGGATTCCATGGTGTGGGACCGGAAGCGGCCCCGGGTACTGCTGGTCACGTCGGCCTACCATATGCGGCGGTCACTGCTGCTTTTCCGGCGCCATGGTCTCGAAGTGGTTCCCTTTCCTGTCGACTTCCAGGTGTCCCCGGGAAAAGAGCGGACGTTTCTCGACTATCTGCCCCAGGCCGAAGGTCTTCGCCAAACCGGGAGGGCACTACGGGAACTCTACGGCTACTGGTACTACCGTCTCGGAATGATCCTTTCAGTCAGACACAGCCGATGA
- a CDS encoding 6-carboxytetrahydropterin synthase, with amino-acid sequence MYTITIRKTFSAAHTITLGSIGEPMHGHNFAVEISLESGELDQEGVVADFRDIKRHADAVLKDLDHTYLNDVPAFNNVPPTAENIARHIFDSLERAFSPGRTRISRVTVWESESARASYGRDGSG; translated from the coding sequence ATGTATACGATAACGATACGAAAAACATTTTCTGCCGCCCACACGATCACCCTTGGCAGCATCGGGGAGCCCATGCACGGCCATAACTTCGCCGTGGAAATCTCTCTGGAATCCGGAGAACTCGACCAGGAAGGCGTGGTTGCCGATTTTCGGGACATCAAGCGTCATGCCGATGCGGTCCTGAAAGATCTGGACCACACCTACCTGAACGATGTCCCCGCATTCAACAACGTCCCCCCTACGGCGGAGAATATCGCCCGCCACATTTTCGACAGCCTGGAAAGGGCATTCTCTCCCGGCAGAACCCGAATTTCGCGTGTCACCGTGTGGGAATCGGAGAGCGCCCGCGCATCCTATGGGAGAGACGGCAGTGGTTGA
- a CDS encoding polysaccharide biosynthesis protein — protein sequence MKAIIRNRNFWFMIMIDMIMIALAYYGAFWIRYEGQIPALPLGFVKKTLPLVIVLKIVLFYYFNLYRGMWRYTSIMDMINLFKANILSSFSILLAIFFLYRLEFFPRSVVVIDFILALFFVAGSRLGVRLYFSGITPGFSLGTGLMARKGKRLLLIGAGDAGERIIREIMENDRIKVTLVGILDDDPGKQGKTIHGVPVMGGITMVDQIRDQFDEILITLPSATSAEMKQIVAVCEASGKPFKTMPPLGELIDGKVSLTMVREVTIADVIGRDEVYLDSRQIGAFLTGKRVLITGAGGSIGAELTRQVARFRPSALGLVDFSEYNLYQVEIDLRDQFQGLKAGIYLADLRNEERVDRIFRDFKPLVVFHAAAYKHVPLQEANPWEAVENNLLGTKHAVASALAAGAEKFVMVSTDKAVRPTNIMGATKRVCECLAMSANHRGQTRFMAVRFGNVIGSSGSVIPLFRRQIARGGPVTVTHPEVTRFFMSIPEAARLILQAGSMGEGGEIFILKMGEPVRIRDMARSIIRLSGFEPDEDIKIVYTGLRPGEKLYEELITEGEGIIPTHHDKIMVLRGNAVNRERLNAEVDELLAVSKSCSAEKIKEKLSSIVPDYRPESRDDPGERVREWNLSKE from the coding sequence ATGAAAGCAATCATTCGGAACAGAAATTTCTGGTTCATGATCATGATCGACATGATCATGATCGCTCTCGCCTATTACGGAGCGTTCTGGATCCGTTACGAGGGGCAGATCCCGGCGCTACCGCTGGGGTTTGTTAAAAAGACCCTGCCTCTGGTGATCGTCCTGAAGATTGTCCTGTTTTACTATTTCAACCTCTATCGGGGCATGTGGCGCTACACCAGCATCATGGACATGATAAACCTGTTCAAGGCGAATATTCTTTCCTCCTTTTCAATCCTCCTGGCTATTTTCTTTCTCTATCGACTGGAGTTCTTCCCCCGCTCCGTTGTCGTAATCGATTTCATACTTGCCCTGTTTTTCGTTGCCGGCAGCCGTCTGGGTGTGCGCCTGTATTTTTCAGGAATCACACCGGGATTTTCCCTCGGCACCGGTCTGATGGCGCGGAAAGGAAAGAGACTGCTCCTCATCGGCGCCGGTGATGCCGGTGAACGGATCATTCGGGAAATAATGGAGAATGATCGCATCAAAGTGACCCTTGTGGGAATTCTCGATGACGATCCGGGCAAGCAGGGCAAGACGATTCACGGCGTTCCGGTGATGGGCGGCATCACCATGGTTGATCAGATCCGGGATCAGTTTGACGAGATTCTCATTACCTTACCCTCGGCAACGAGCGCCGAGATGAAACAGATCGTTGCCGTCTGTGAAGCGTCGGGTAAACCCTTCAAGACCATGCCGCCCCTGGGGGAATTGATTGACGGCAAGGTATCACTGACCATGGTCCGGGAGGTGACGATCGCTGACGTGATAGGGCGGGATGAGGTGTATCTTGACAGTCGGCAAATCGGGGCGTTTCTGACCGGCAAACGGGTGCTGATAACCGGCGCGGGGGGATCCATCGGCGCCGAGCTGACGCGACAGGTCGCCCGTTTCAGACCATCAGCGTTGGGCCTTGTCGATTTCAGCGAATATAATCTCTACCAGGTGGAAATCGATCTTCGGGACCAGTTCCAGGGCCTGAAAGCGGGGATTTACCTCGCAGACCTCAGGAACGAGGAAAGGGTCGATCGGATCTTCAGGGATTTCAAGCCTCTCGTGGTGTTTCATGCCGCCGCCTACAAGCATGTTCCTCTCCAGGAGGCAAATCCCTGGGAGGCCGTGGAAAATAACCTGTTGGGAACGAAGCATGCCGTTGCAAGCGCCCTTGCCGCGGGAGCTGAAAAGTTTGTCATGGTATCTACCGACAAGGCGGTTCGTCCGACCAATATCATGGGGGCTACAAAACGAGTTTGCGAATGCCTTGCCATGAGCGCGAACCATCGGGGACAGACGCGGTTCATGGCTGTCCGTTTCGGCAACGTGATCGGGAGCTCCGGATCTGTGATTCCTCTCTTCAGGCGACAGATCGCGCGAGGAGGGCCCGTGACGGTGACCCATCCGGAGGTCACCCGTTTTTTCATGAGCATTCCCGAGGCGGCGCGGCTGATACTGCAGGCGGGTTCCATGGGCGAGGGGGGCGAGATCTTCATCTTGAAGATGGGAGAACCGGTCCGCATCCGGGACATGGCACGCAGCATCATCAGGTTAAGTGGTTTTGAACCGGACGAAGATATCAAAATTGTCTATACGGGACTCAGGCCGGGAGAGAAGCTCTATGAAGAACTCATTACCGAGGGGGAGGGGATTATCCCGACACATCACGACAAGATCATGGTTTTGCGGGGAAACGCTGTGAACAGGGAACGTTTGAATGCGGAAGTTGATGAACTGCTTGCCGTTTCAAAATCCTGTTCGGCGGAGAAAATCAAGGAAAAGCTCAGCAGCATTGTTCCGGACTACAGGCCTGAATCACGGGATGATCCAGGAGAGAGGGTGCGGGAATGGAACTTGTCGAAAGAATAA
- the wecB gene encoding UDP-N-acetylglucosamine 2-epimerase (non-hydrolyzing), whose amino-acid sequence MKVLLVAGARPNFVKAAPVYRAAMASGRMDCRLVHTGQHYDYEMSHAFFEDLSIPKPRYFLGAGSGSHAVQTAKVMTSFEKVCIKEKPDIVIVVGDVNSTLACSVTAKKLLITVAHVEAGLRSGDRTMPEEINRIVTDSISDLLFVTEKDGIENLRREGHGETSIHFVGNVMIDTLYSQIKKLATADVSLEPGIREIMRAGPYGVVTLHRPSNVDERETFLEIMMALAEISEDMPLVFPVHPRTSKNVEEFGLTSLVGKSGIYMTAPLSYMPFLTLWKDASLVLTDSGGLQEETTALGVPCFTIRDNTERPVTVDEGTNTLVGTAGRGIQDAYLRFREGDIKKGRIPKFWDGNAAERIVNAILTCGL is encoded by the coding sequence ATGAAGGTACTGCTGGTGGCGGGTGCCCGGCCTAATTTCGTAAAAGCAGCGCCGGTGTACCGGGCTGCAATGGCTTCGGGAAGGATGGATTGCCGGCTGGTTCACACGGGGCAGCATTACGACTACGAGATGTCCCACGCTTTTTTCGAGGACCTGTCGATTCCGAAACCCCGGTATTTTCTGGGCGCGGGATCGGGAAGTCACGCCGTTCAGACAGCAAAGGTCATGACGTCCTTCGAGAAGGTCTGTATCAAGGAAAAGCCTGACATAGTGATCGTGGTGGGTGACGTGAATTCCACCCTGGCCTGCTCCGTGACGGCAAAGAAGCTGCTAATCACTGTGGCCCACGTGGAAGCGGGCCTGCGAAGCGGTGACAGGACCATGCCCGAGGAGATTAACCGCATTGTTACGGATTCCATCTCCGACCTGCTGTTTGTGACAGAAAAGGACGGAATTGAGAACCTGCGGCGTGAGGGGCATGGGGAGACATCGATTCATTTTGTGGGAAACGTGATGATCGACACGCTTTACTCCCAGATTAAAAAGCTCGCTACGGCCGATGTTTCTCTCGAACCCGGGATCAGGGAAATAATGCGGGCCGGACCCTACGGCGTTGTGACGCTTCACCGGCCGTCAAATGTTGATGAACGTGAAACATTCCTGGAGATCATGATGGCCTTGGCGGAAATATCCGAAGACATGCCCCTGGTGTTTCCAGTACATCCGAGAACGAGTAAGAATGTCGAGGAGTTCGGCCTGACGAGCCTGGTCGGAAAATCGGGCATCTACATGACAGCCCCTCTGTCCTATATGCCTTTTCTGACGTTGTGGAAGGACGCGTCCCTTGTGCTCACCGACAGCGGCGGCCTCCAGGAGGAGACCACAGCCTTGGGAGTACCCTGCTTTACAATTCGGGATAATACAGAGCGGCCCGTGACGGTCGATGAGGGGACCAACACGCTGGTGGGAACGGCAGGCCGGGGGATACAAGACGCCTACCTCCGGTTCAGGGAGGGGGACATCAAGAAGGGACGAATTCCCAAATTTTGGGACGGAAATGCCGCCGAGCGGATTGTCAATGCCATACTGACCTGCGGACTATGA
- a CDS encoding AarF/ABC1/UbiB kinase family protein, translating to MLIRKIGFVSRTYRHINRYRQILAVMIKFGFGDLIDRINRGGYLETGIQFVTRSRSKNIEKHTRAERIRMALEELGPTFVKLGQILSTRPDMLPPDMIRELEKLQDDVVQVPFHTMRDVLEGEIGGPLETLFERFDEEPLAAASIGQVYRGRLKSGDEVVVKVRRPGISAGIEVDLEILLHLASLMEEHLEEIRFFRPTKIVEEFARTLENEIDYTLEASYADRFAGQFRDNPTIHVPRVFRDLSTKEILVMEYVSGIKASNLDDLDAAGYDRTLIAQRGADLLFAQIFDYGFFHADPHPGNIFILPDNVICYLDFGMMGTVDRRSRDEMADMAFAIVRKDERKVTDALLAIVEFDEEPDRRTLESDMSHLIELYAFRPLKEIRIEQVLNRILDLILRHRLWLPFDKYLMLKALATTEGLGLMLAPDFDMTARAEPHVRRLKLQRYRPGRLAEEFFDSGGDAMKLLRELPRETREIMRQLKQGKLKASFDHRGLEPITHAMRQSANRISLGLIAASLVIGSSVMIGMETGPLFFGFSVAGLTGICLAAALGVIMVLR from the coding sequence ATGCTCATCCGCAAAATCGGGTTCGTTTCCCGGACCTACCGGCACATCAACAGGTATCGGCAGATCCTGGCCGTGATGATCAAGTTCGGTTTCGGCGACCTCATCGACCGGATCAACAGGGGCGGCTACCTGGAAACGGGCATCCAGTTCGTGACGCGATCACGATCGAAGAATATCGAAAAGCACACCCGGGCCGAACGGATACGGATGGCCCTTGAAGAACTGGGTCCCACGTTTGTCAAGCTGGGGCAGATTCTGTCGACCCGGCCCGACATGCTGCCCCCGGACATGATCAGGGAGCTCGAGAAGCTTCAGGATGACGTGGTGCAGGTTCCTTTTCACACAATGCGCGACGTACTGGAAGGGGAGATCGGTGGCCCGCTGGAGACTCTTTTTGAGCGTTTTGACGAAGAGCCTCTGGCGGCGGCATCCATCGGGCAGGTGTACCGGGGCCGACTCAAAAGCGGAGACGAGGTGGTCGTCAAAGTGAGGCGGCCGGGTATCAGTGCGGGTATAGAGGTGGACCTTGAAATTCTTCTCCACCTGGCCTCGCTTATGGAGGAGCACCTGGAAGAGATCCGTTTTTTCCGGCCCACAAAAATCGTGGAGGAATTCGCCCGCACCCTGGAGAACGAAATCGACTACACTCTGGAAGCCTCCTACGCCGATCGCTTCGCCGGCCAGTTCCGGGACAACCCCACCATCCATGTGCCGCGTGTTTTTCGGGACCTGTCGACCAAAGAAATTCTCGTCATGGAATATGTGTCGGGCATAAAGGCATCGAATCTTGACGATCTCGACGCGGCGGGTTACGATCGCACGCTCATAGCGCAGCGGGGAGCCGACCTGCTCTTCGCCCAGATATTCGACTACGGTTTTTTCCATGCCGATCCCCATCCGGGGAACATTTTCATTCTTCCCGACAACGTCATCTGCTACCTCGATTTCGGTATGATGGGCACTGTGGACCGACGCTCACGGGATGAAATGGCCGATATGGCCTTCGCTATTGTCCGGAAGGACGAACGGAAAGTGACCGACGCCCTGCTGGCCATCGTCGAGTTCGATGAAGAGCCGGACCGGCGGACCCTGGAGTCCGACATGTCCCATCTGATCGAGCTCTATGCTTTTCGGCCGCTCAAAGAAATTCGCATCGAGCAGGTGCTGAACAGGATTCTGGATCTGATTCTCCGTCACCGGTTGTGGCTTCCCTTTGACAAGTACCTGATGCTCAAGGCCCTGGCCACCACGGAAGGGCTGGGCCTGATGCTGGCCCCCGACTTCGACATGACCGCCCGGGCCGAGCCCCACGTCCGGCGTTTGAAGCTTCAGCGCTACCGGCCGGGCCGGCTCGCGGAAGAATTCTTTGACAGCGGTGGTGACGCCATGAAGCTCCTGCGGGAGCTTCCCCGGGAAACGCGGGAGATCATGCGGCAGTTGAAGCAGGGGAAACTCAAGGCCTCCTTCGACCACCGGGGTCTGGAGCCCATAACCCACGCCATGAGGCAGTCCGCCAATCGAATCAGCCTGGGGCTGATCGCGGCATCTCTCGTGATCGGTTCGTCGGTCATGATCGGGATGGAGACGGGACCGCTGTTTTTCGGCTTCTCCGTGGCGGGCCTTACCGGAATCTGCCTGGCCGCCGCCCTGGGGGTCATCATGGTCCTTCGGTAG
- a CDS encoding HAD family hydrolase: protein MYDVSAVVFDFDGTLAELNVDFRRMRTRVLESIRSHGEYPESFEELFALEMVAGASRMIAARNPAEADEFRRQAMEIIREAEMEGAARGNIFDGIPAMFLDLRERNIRTAVVTRNCREAVCTIYPAIEDHADLLVARDGIIRVKPDPGHLLAALERLEVPSGKAFMVGDHPMDIETGKAAGTFTAGVLTGLSSRESLLEAGCDVILDRAAHIADILKDVPR from the coding sequence ATGTACGATGTAAGTGCGGTAGTTTTTGACTTCGACGGCACGCTGGCCGAGTTGAACGTTGATTTCAGGCGCATGCGGACCCGGGTGCTGGAGAGTATTCGATCCCACGGAGAGTATCCGGAATCGTTCGAAGAACTCTTCGCCCTGGAAATGGTGGCCGGGGCGTCGCGCATGATTGCGGCCCGGAATCCGGCCGAAGCGGATGAATTCCGAAGGCAAGCCATGGAAATCATCCGCGAAGCCGAGATGGAGGGTGCCGCCCGGGGAAACATTTTCGATGGCATTCCAGCCATGTTCCTCGATCTCAGGGAACGGAACATCCGGACGGCGGTGGTAACCCGCAACTGCAGAGAGGCTGTTTGTACCATCTACCCTGCCATTGAAGACCACGCGGACCTCCTGGTTGCCAGGGACGGAATTATCCGGGTCAAACCAGACCCCGGTCACCTGCTGGCAGCCCTGGAAAGGCTGGAGGTACCGTCCGGGAAGGCTTTCATGGTGGGTGATCATCCTATGGACATAGAGACGGGAAAGGCTGCCGGAACTTTCACCGCCGGAGTCCTTACGGGTCTTTCGTCTCGAGAAAGTCTCCTGGAAGCCGGATGCGACGTAATCCTGGACAGGGCCGCACACATAGCGGATATCCTGAAAGATGTCCCCCGCTGA
- the folE2 gene encoding GTP cyclohydrolase FolE2, with protein MVDVQSRRDHRKIDIQKVGVKGVKYPVIVLDKKRGTQHVNATVNMYVNLPHRFRGTHMSRFLEILNKYHGEINIRTFQTIIRTIRERLAGESAYMEIEFPYFVEKKAPVSRLRSLMEYRCAFIGENRRDHMDFLVALTVPVTTLCPCSKEISAGGAHNQRSLVTVRLRFRKFFWIEDIISLVEQSASGEVFSLLKRSDEKHVTEKAFENPMFVEDVVRSVAEKLKADSNFTWYSVEAENMESIHNHSAYAYTESENRPSSTEGP; from the coding sequence GTGGTTGACGTTCAAAGTCGGCGGGATCATCGGAAAATCGACATCCAGAAGGTGGGCGTAAAGGGCGTCAAGTACCCCGTTATCGTACTGGACAAGAAAAGGGGTACCCAGCATGTCAATGCCACGGTCAACATGTATGTCAATCTTCCCCATCGGTTCAGGGGGACCCACATGAGCCGGTTCCTGGAAATTCTCAACAAGTACCACGGCGAGATCAATATCAGGACCTTTCAGACCATAATCAGGACCATACGGGAAAGGCTCGCCGGCGAATCGGCCTACATGGAGATCGAATTCCCCTATTTTGTGGAGAAGAAGGCCCCCGTTTCCCGATTGCGGAGCCTCATGGAATACCGCTGCGCCTTCATCGGCGAAAACCGCCGGGATCACATGGATTTTTTGGTAGCTCTGACAGTACCCGTGACGACTCTCTGTCCCTGTTCTAAAGAGATCAGCGCCGGAGGTGCCCACAATCAGCGAAGTCTGGTAACGGTGAGGCTCCGGTTCAGAAAATTCTTCTGGATCGAGGACATCATCAGCCTGGTGGAACAGTCCGCCAGTGGCGAGGTCTTCTCACTGCTCAAGCGTTCGGACGAAAAGCACGTCACCGAGAAGGCCTTTGAAAACCCCATGTTCGTGGAGGACGTGGTGCGGAGCGTGGCGGAAAAATTGAAGGCCGATTCTAATTTCACCTGGTACAGCGTGGAGGCTGAAAACATGGAAAGCATCCACAATCACAGCGCTTACGCATATACCGAATCAGAAAACCGGCCTTCTTCTACCGAAGGACCATGA